A window from Malania oleifera isolate guangnan ecotype guangnan chromosome 7, ASM2987363v1, whole genome shotgun sequence encodes these proteins:
- the LOC131159290 gene encoding protein RGF1 INDUCIBLE TRANSCRIPTION FACTOR 1-like → MDNQEPSVREIKPRNRRIMGAGGPEDEEEDSKWPPWLGPLLRTSFFGQCKTHADCHKSECNMFCLDCVNGAFCSTCLSFHKDHRAIQIRRSSYHDVVRVSEIQKFLDISGVQTYIINSARIVFLNERPQPRPGKGVTNTCQVCDRSLLDSYSFCSLGCKIVGTSKNFRRKKVSKEIEGSDSEGSVSGVSHGSIKSFTPATPPRTAAVNYRTSKRRKGTPHRAPMGGLIIEF, encoded by the exons ATGGATAATCAGGAACCCAGTGTCAGAGAAATCAAACCCAGAAACAGAAGGATCATG GGTGCGGGAGGCCCAGAGGATGAGGAAGAAGACAGCAAGTGGCCGCCATGGCTGGGACCTCTCCTGAGGACGAGCTTCTTCGGTCAATGCAAGACCCACGCCGACTGCCACAAGAGCGAATGCAACATGTTCTGCCTCGACTGCGTCAACGGAGCTTTCTGCTCCACCTGCCTCTCCTTCCACAAAGACCACAGGGCCATTCAG ATAAGGAGATCATCCTACCATGATGTGGTGAGAGTGTCTGAGATTCAGAAATTTCTGGACATCAGTGGGGTTCAAACCTACATTATCAACAGCGCCAGAATTGTGTTCTTGAACGAGAGGCCTCAGCCTAGGCCTGGCAAAGGGGTCACCAACACCTGCCAGGTCTGTGACCGCAGCCTCCTCGATTCCTACAGTTTTTGCTCTCTTGGATGCAAG ATTGTTGGGACATCCAAGAACTTCCGGAGGAAGAAAGTCAGCAAGGAGATAGAAGGGTCAGACTCGGAAGGATCGGTGAGTGGAGTCAGCCATGGATCAATCAAGAGCTTTACGCCCGCGACCCCGCCCCGGACGGCCGCCGTGAACTACCGGACTTCCAAGAGGAGGAAGGGCACTCCCCACAGAGCTCCAATGGGTGGACTGATCATAGAATTCTAA